A stretch of Saccharothrix texasensis DNA encodes these proteins:
- a CDS encoding FdhF/YdeP family oxidoreductase → MDRNPPRQDIDESQLDVSEPKRWAAGIPGVAVSLRRGVEQMGVARTATTLRLLNQREGFDCPGCAWPEPQGHRKLAEFCENGAKAVAEEATRRRVGPDFFAAHPIAELADKTDYWLGQQGRITEPVVLREGSTHYEPIEWHEAFALVASHLNGLASPDEAVFYTSGRTSNEAAFLYQLLVRSFGTNNLPDCSNMCHESSGAALSETTGIGKGSVSIDDFARADLIVVVGQNPGTNHPRMLSALEEAKRGGAKIVAVNPLPEAGLLRFKNPQNARGLVGAGTKLADEFLQIRLGGDQALFQAAGNLLLSWDAADTGFVEGFTEGFAEYAEHVRRLDWDSVDAATGLPRAQVELFARMLADSERTIFCWAMGLTQHKHSVPTIREIANVALLRGMIGKPGAGLCPVRGHSNVQGDRTMGIWEKMPEKFLSALETEFGIDVPREHGFDTVASIRAMRDGAARVFFAVGGNFVAATPDTAVTEAAMRKLDLTVQVSTKLNRSHVVHGRTALILPTLGRTESDLQHTGEQFVTVEDSMSVVHRSRGRLVPASDRLLSEVSIVCRLARAVLGPAHPVPWEEFEKDYDLVRERIARVVPGCDDYNARVRLPDGFVLPHAPRDAREFTGTRSGKAHFTANDLTVLRVPAGRLLLQTMRSHDQYNTTIYGLDDRYRGVKDGRRVVFVSPEDLDALDLLDGQHVDLVSEWPDDPTGVTERRAERFRVVSYPTAKGCAAAYFPEANSLVPLDSTATVSGTPTSKSIVVRLEKV, encoded by the coding sequence ATGGACCGCAACCCGCCCCGGCAGGACATCGACGAGTCGCAGCTCGACGTCAGCGAGCCCAAGCGGTGGGCGGCGGGCATCCCCGGCGTCGCGGTGTCGCTGCGGCGCGGCGTCGAGCAGATGGGCGTGGCCCGCACGGCGACCACGCTGCGGCTGCTCAACCAGCGCGAGGGCTTCGACTGCCCCGGCTGCGCGTGGCCGGAGCCGCAGGGCCACCGCAAGCTGGCCGAGTTCTGCGAGAACGGCGCGAAGGCGGTCGCCGAGGAGGCGACCCGGCGGCGCGTCGGACCCGACTTCTTCGCCGCGCACCCCATCGCGGAGCTGGCCGACAAGACCGACTACTGGCTGGGGCAGCAGGGCCGGATCACCGAGCCGGTGGTGCTGCGCGAGGGCTCGACGCACTACGAGCCGATCGAGTGGCACGAAGCGTTCGCGCTGGTCGCCTCCCACCTCAACGGTCTGGCGAGCCCGGACGAGGCCGTGTTCTACACCTCCGGCCGCACCAGCAACGAGGCCGCGTTCCTGTACCAGCTGCTGGTGCGCTCGTTCGGCACGAACAACCTGCCGGACTGCTCGAACATGTGCCACGAGTCGTCCGGCGCGGCGTTGTCGGAGACGACCGGCATCGGCAAGGGCTCGGTGAGCATCGACGACTTCGCCCGCGCCGACCTGATCGTGGTGGTGGGCCAGAACCCGGGCACGAACCACCCGCGGATGCTGTCGGCGCTGGAGGAGGCCAAGCGCGGCGGCGCGAAGATCGTGGCGGTGAACCCGCTGCCGGAGGCGGGGCTGCTGCGGTTCAAGAACCCGCAGAACGCGCGCGGCCTGGTGGGCGCGGGCACGAAGCTGGCCGACGAGTTCCTGCAGATCCGGCTGGGCGGCGACCAGGCGTTGTTCCAGGCGGCGGGCAACCTGCTGCTGTCGTGGGACGCGGCGGACACCGGGTTCGTGGAGGGCTTCACCGAGGGGTTCGCCGAGTACGCCGAGCACGTGCGGCGGCTGGACTGGGACTCGGTCGACGCGGCCACCGGCCTGCCGCGCGCCCAGGTGGAGCTGTTCGCCCGGATGCTGGCCGACTCGGAGCGCACGATCTTCTGCTGGGCCATGGGGCTGACGCAGCACAAGCACTCGGTGCCGACGATCCGCGAGATCGCGAACGTGGCGCTGCTGCGCGGCATGATCGGCAAGCCCGGCGCGGGGCTGTGCCCGGTGCGCGGGCACTCGAACGTGCAAGGCGACCGGACCATGGGCATCTGGGAGAAGATGCCGGAGAAGTTCCTGTCCGCGCTGGAGACCGAGTTCGGCATCGACGTGCCGCGCGAGCACGGCTTCGACACGGTGGCGTCGATCCGGGCCATGCGCGACGGCGCGGCGCGGGTGTTCTTCGCCGTGGGCGGCAACTTCGTCGCGGCCACCCCGGACACGGCGGTGACCGAGGCGGCCATGCGGAAGCTGGACCTGACCGTGCAGGTGTCGACGAAGCTGAACCGGTCGCACGTGGTGCACGGCCGCACGGCGCTGATCCTGCCCACGTTGGGGCGCACGGAGAGCGACCTGCAGCACACCGGCGAGCAGTTCGTCACGGTCGAGGACTCGATGTCGGTGGTGCACCGCTCACGCGGCCGGCTGGTGCCCGCGAGCGACCGGCTGCTGTCGGAGGTGTCGATCGTGTGCCGGCTGGCGCGGGCCGTGCTGGGGCCCGCGCACCCGGTGCCGTGGGAGGAGTTCGAGAAGGACTACGACCTGGTGCGGGAGCGGATCGCGCGGGTCGTGCCGGGGTGCGACGACTACAACGCGCGGGTGCGCCTGCCGGACGGTTTCGTGCTGCCGCACGCGCCGCGCGACGCCCGCGAGTTCACCGGCACCCGGTCGGGCAAGGCGCACTTCACGGCCAACGACCTGACCGTGCTGCGGGTGCCCGCGGGGCGGCTGCTGCTGCAGACCATGCGCAGCCACGACCAGTACAACACCACGATCTACGGCCTGGACGACCGCTACCGGGGGGTGAAGGACGGGCGGCGGGTGGTGTTCGTCAGCCCCGAGGACCTCGACGCGCTCGACCTGCTCGACGGGCAGCACGTCGACCTGGTCAGCGAGTGGCCGGACGACCCGACGGGCGTGACCGAGCGGCGGGCGGAGCGGTTCCGGGTGGTCTCCTACCCGACGGCGAAGGGCTGCGCGGCGGCGTACTTCCCGGAGGCGAACTCGTTGGTGCCGCTGGACTCCACGGCCACCGTGTCGGGCACGCCGACGTCGAAGTCGATCGTGGTGCGGCTGGAGAAGGTCTGA